The following coding sequences lie in one uncultured Flavobacterium sp. genomic window:
- a CDS encoding tetratricopeptide repeat protein, with amino-acid sequence MNEERYILFDQYLQGELTVDERNSFEKQLSEDPEMASEFETFKNLHVQLENKFGYEEEREAFKANLKTISDKHFNTSKPKVIALNGWYFAAAASVIILFGLFFFNYNQNPVFEDYNHPEKAAFTERGETKETLKQAEAAFNERKYTEAISLFETILKENKTPEIEYFYGVSLLEESQYKKAETVFNELKSGSSVYRDKAKWNLALSKLKQKDYKGCKEILGTISEDYENYDDVQALLDELD; translated from the coding sequence ATGAACGAAGAACGCTACATATTATTCGATCAATATCTTCAAGGCGAACTAACGGTTGATGAAAGAAATAGTTTTGAAAAACAATTATCTGAAGATCCCGAAATGGCTTCAGAATTTGAGACTTTTAAAAATCTGCATGTTCAATTGGAAAATAAATTTGGATATGAAGAAGAAAGAGAAGCGTTTAAAGCAAATTTGAAAACAATCTCAGACAAACATTTCAATACCAGTAAACCAAAAGTTATAGCGCTAAATGGATGGTATTTTGCGGCAGCGGCTTCTGTAATAATCTTATTTGGATTGTTCTTTTTTAATTATAATCAGAATCCAGTTTTTGAAGATTATAATCATCCTGAGAAAGCTGCTTTTACTGAGAGAGGAGAAACAAAGGAAACTTTAAAACAAGCAGAAGCAGCTTTTAATGAAAGAAAATATACAGAAGCGATTTCGCTTTTTGAGACAATTTTAAAAGAAAATAAAACACCTGAAATAGAATATTTTTATGGCGTTTCTTTATTAGAAGAAAGTCAATATAAGAAAGCAGAAACGGTTTTTAACGAATTAAAATCCGGAAGCTCTGTCTATAGAGATAAAGCAAAATGGAATTTGGCTTTATCCAAATTAAAACAGAAAGACTATAAAGGATGTAAAGAAATCTTGGGAACTATATCTGAGGATTACGAAAATTATGATGATGTTCAGGCTCTTTTGGACGAGTTGGATTAG
- a CDS encoding sigma-70 family RNA polymerase sigma factor: MSQTKIHPDQMYIEGLAANDSAIIHTIYKKFVPKVVMFIMNNSGDKEHAQDVVQEVMILLFNQAKANTLQLTCPFDAYFFLLCKRKWLNELKKTSNKGVTINEDAVSINESALELIGQTEEFDEKQQLFDTMFQKLGEKCQELLKLSFTIKSMEEVAEKLNVTYGYVRKKKSLCVGQLTQWIQEAKNFKSLKNN, encoded by the coding sequence ATGAGTCAAACTAAAATTCATCCTGATCAAATGTATATTGAAGGACTTGCTGCAAACGATTCGGCAATCATTCATACGATTTACAAGAAGTTTGTTCCTAAGGTCGTTATGTTTATTATGAACAACTCCGGCGATAAAGAACATGCGCAGGATGTGGTGCAGGAAGTCATGATTTTGCTTTTTAATCAGGCTAAAGCCAATACATTACAGTTGACTTGTCCGTTTGATGCCTACTTTTTTTTATTGTGTAAAAGAAAATGGCTCAACGAACTCAAAAAAACATCGAATAAAGGGGTAACAATAAATGAAGATGCAGTATCTATCAATGAATCTGCACTTGAATTAATTGGACAAACGGAAGAATTTGACGAAAAACAGCAGCTTTTTGACACCATGTTTCAGAAACTGGGCGAAAAATGCCAGGAATTATTGAAGTTGAGTTTTACGATTAAATCAATGGAAGAAGTTGCCGAGAAACTAAACGTAACGTACGGCTATGTTCGCAAAAAGAAATCGTTATGCGTTGGTCAGTTAACGCAGTGGATTCAGGAAGCCAAAAATTTTAAATCTCTAAAAAATAATTAG
- a CDS encoding S41 family peptidase yields MQKIILLLLIIFSQIVFGSTKISETEKLAATCKVWGFLKYYHSKVANGEVNWDNQLLEKLPKIEKAQTQEEFSLILENWIDDLGAIKEIAPIATPKDIEYFDKNFDLSWFNNKLFSKKLSKKLKFIEENRFQGEQFYIQGEEHVGNVSLKNESYANPDFKDKNSKLRMIFMYWNLIEYFFPDKYLMDQKWDTTLEKIIPLVIKAENQDDFYLAMKKMVSRLDDSHTEFFMYSSLTSPKIKRYFPADGKIIDEKLVVTEILGDSLAQADDIKVGDVITKINDKTIREIILENRDLICASNEPAYLDKLVKKILLSNSDIVKVEFLKNDKYVTKTMTWFDYHDSHRNEFKKGAQKKKEKFKLLDNNIGYVNMGLIKVRHVPDMIEALQFTKAIVFDMRNYPQGTFGEISNFLNAHEKEFAVYTRPVLSYPGRFKWSGESKSGFENKDNYKGKVIVLLNEDSVSQSEWTAMCFQAAGSTTIIGSQSAGADGNVSEFDFEGFHTLFSGIGVYYPDRRETQRIGIVPDIEVKPTIKGIQEGKDEVLDRALLFIEKGV; encoded by the coding sequence ATGCAAAAAATCATTTTACTTCTTCTTATTATCTTTTCGCAAATCGTTTTCGGCAGCACTAAAATTAGTGAAACCGAAAAACTTGCCGCCACTTGCAAGGTTTGGGGATTCTTAAAATATTATCACTCGAAAGTTGCCAATGGAGAAGTAAATTGGGACAATCAGCTTTTAGAAAAATTACCCAAAATAGAGAAAGCGCAAACCCAAGAAGAGTTTTCATTGATTCTCGAAAACTGGATAGATGATCTTGGCGCGATAAAGGAAATAGCGCCAATTGCGACTCCAAAAGATATAGAATATTTTGATAAGAATTTTGATTTAAGTTGGTTCAATAATAAGCTGTTTTCTAAAAAACTTTCTAAGAAATTGAAGTTTATTGAAGAGAATAGGTTTCAGGGAGAACAGTTTTATATTCAGGGAGAAGAACATGTTGGGAATGTTTCTTTGAAAAACGAAAGTTATGCCAACCCAGACTTTAAGGATAAAAATTCAAAACTTCGAATGATTTTTATGTACTGGAATTTAATAGAATATTTTTTCCCTGATAAATATCTAATGGATCAGAAATGGGATACGACTTTAGAAAAAATAATACCTCTTGTGATTAAAGCGGAAAATCAGGATGATTTTTATTTAGCAATGAAAAAAATGGTTTCCAGACTTGATGACAGTCATACAGAGTTCTTTATGTATTCATCTTTGACAAGTCCTAAAATTAAGAGATATTTTCCTGCTGATGGAAAGATAATTGATGAGAAACTGGTCGTTACAGAAATTTTGGGTGATAGTCTTGCTCAGGCAGATGATATAAAAGTTGGAGATGTAATTACTAAAATAAATGATAAAACAATAAGAGAGATTATTTTAGAAAATAGAGATTTGATCTGTGCTTCTAATGAACCTGCATATTTAGATAAATTGGTTAAGAAAATTTTACTAAGTAATTCAGATATTGTAAAAGTAGAGTTTTTAAAAAATGACAAGTATGTTACAAAAACTATGACTTGGTTTGATTATCATGATTCTCATAGAAATGAATTTAAAAAAGGAGCACAGAAAAAGAAGGAAAAATTTAAACTTTTAGATAATAATATTGGTTATGTAAATATGGGACTCATAAAAGTTAGGCATGTTCCTGACATGATAGAAGCTTTACAATTTACTAAGGCAATTGTTTTTGATATGAGAAATTATCCGCAGGGGACTTTTGGAGAGATATCAAATTTTTTAAATGCTCATGAAAAGGAATTTGCAGTTTACACACGTCCAGTTTTAAGTTATCCGGGAAGATTTAAATGGAGTGGAGAAAGTAAAAGTGGTTTTGAAAACAAGGATAATTACAAAGGAAAGGTAATTGTATTACTTAATGAAGATTCCGTAAGCCAATCAGAATGGACAGCAATGTGCTTTCAAGCTGCGGGTAGCACAACTATTATAGGAAGCCAGAGTGCTGGTGCAGATGGAAATGTTTCAGAATTTGATTTTGAAGGATTTCATACATTATTTTCAGGAATTGGTGTTTATTATCCGGATAGACGCGAAACGCAAAGAATTGGAATTGTTCCTGATATCGAAGTTAAACCAACCATTAAAGGAATTCAGGAAGGAAAAGACGAAGTTCTGGATCGCGCTTTACTGTTTATTGAAAAGGGAGTTTAA